The Prevotella sp. E2-28 genome includes the window GGCACACCAAAGGTCTCGTTGGCTAGCAGTGCTATACTATTTGCCTGCACTGTACAGCCTATACCAAATGAAGCCAAAGCTGTAAAAACGGCAAAAAGCACAGCAAGCCATTTCATATGCAAGCCGCGTTCCAGTGCATACATCGGGCCACCATACATCCGGCCATCACTACCTTGCACTCTGTATTTCACTGCCAGCAAACCCTCAGCATATTTTGTTGACATACCAAAGATACCAGTAAGCCAACACCAAAACACAGCACCAGGGCCGCCTAGAGCCACTGCCGTAGCCACACCGACAATATTTCCCGTACCTATAGTGGCAGCCAGTGCTGTAGCCAATGCACCGAACTGACTAACATCACCTGTAGCCTGTTTATCTTTCTTTACGGAAAGACGAATTCCTGTCAGCAATTTTCGCTGTGGCACGCGTAATCTAAAGGTTAAGAACAAGTGCGTTCCCAACAGTAGCACAATCATTGGCCAGTCCCACAACCATCCACTGATCAGCGAGAAGAAATCATTGATTGCTTCCATCGTCTTTCAAAATTGCCTGCAAAGTTAATCATTTTTTTTGTTTTCACAAAAACTTTGCGGAAGACACAACAAAAAAAGAAGGCCCACTCCCTTTAAAAGGAAGTAGGCCCAATTCTATACTGTTAGATTCTTACTCTTCTACAGCAGCCTGTGCGGCGGCTAACGGATGTTGATAATCAGCTACTTACAGGTTTAGTGTAAAGTACTGGCACCTTAAATCCGACACATTCCGCGCGTTTTTACACGCTCGCGACGTGTTTTGGGAGCAGAATTTTCATTTTAATGTTATTATTTCTATTTTTGTTTTACACTAAATTGCTCAACATTACGTCTCACAATCCTTAACTGTCATCGCTTCACATGCCCCGAAGAAACAACCTCCAAAAACACGTTCTGCAAACTTTGTTTGCAAAGTTAGCAATTTCTTCTGACTTTACACTCGTTTTGCACGTTTTTCTTGCAGAATGTGTCTGTTTTTTATTAAATTTAAGGTATAATGAACACCAAATCTGACAATTCTTGCTTCAGTTAAAAGAAAAATGATTGGTTTTCTAGTTTAGGTTTAAGTTTAGATGTTCTTATATATATAATAAGGTATAGTAAACCCAAATCAAGAGATTGAAGGTTTAATCTTTAAATCTTTAAGTTTAGAGGTGCATGTATGTATACATGAGTAAACGTAAACCTAAACTTTGCCGAATGAAACGGCTTGATGTTTCCCAAAATTCACATTTTTCTTTTTACTGAAGATGAACCAATTTAATCTCTCCCCTTCTCATTCCACTTTCCTTTTGACTGAAAAACGTTTTCATGAAAAACATTTCATTTTGAGTTAACTTCTGTGGTATAGAAAGAAAACTCGCCTAAATGTAAGTTTTCTGCAAATCGACGGAGTTTTTCTAAATTTTCGCAAAACAACTATGAAAGTCATTTCGGCAGTAAATATTTTATTAACTGGATAAAATTCGACAAACTCCATTATGTCCGAAGAGAGATACCTCGTTTCTCATTTTCGCAGAAACTCGCTGGGAGAGAGACTGAAGTGTTTTTTGAATACACGAGTAAAATGTTGCGGATATTCAAAGCCGAGGAGTTCAGAAGTTTCTGAGATGGTTTTTCCGTCGTGCAGATAGGCGGTGGCTCGTTGCATCACGAAGTTGCGGATGATGGCTGTGGCTGGCGAGAAGCGCGAGGATGTGGAGGTTTCAACTAAGTTTACCCCGCAGCTGGCAGAGGTTTATGAAAATAGCGTTGAGAAAATGGCTCTCGCTTCAATTGATCGCATGGGCATCGACTATATCGACATGTATTGGATTCACAACCCGATGGACGTGGAGCGTTGGACACCAGGACTGATTCCCCTGCTGCAGTCAGGCAAGGTGAAGCGCGTAGGCGTGTCGAACCACAACATCAAGGAGATTCAGCGTGCCAACGAAATCCTCAGTGAGGCAGGCTTCAAGGTGAGTGCCGTGCAGAACCACTTCTCCCTACTCTACCGTTCGTCGGAGAAAGGTGGCGTGCTGGACTATTGCAAGGAGAACGGTATCGAGTTCTGGGCCTATATGGTGCTGGAACAGGGTGCACTCTCAGGTAAATATAATAAGGAGAATCCGCTGCCTGCAGAGAGCGATCGCGGTAAGAAGTACAACCCCGTATTGTCGCAGCTGGAGGCGCTGACCAACGAGATGACCGCCATCGGACAGAAATATGGTGCCTCATGCTCACAAATAGGTATTGCCTGGGCCATCGCCAAGGGTACACTGCCCATCATCGGAGCCACGAAGGAACGTCACGTCATCGAGGCTGCCGAGGCTGCCAAGATTCAACTGACTGCTGAGGAAATTGCTAAACTCGAAGCACTTGCCGATGCTACAGGTATTGATACTCGCGGAGGTTGGGAACACTCAATGGAATAATCAATTATGGTTGTAATCTACAAATGGATATGAGAAGAATTGTAATTCTGTTCGCCCTTGTGTTCTCCATCACGGCAGTAGCACAAGAAAATGAGACGATGATAGTCCGCCTAGCAGAAATCGAGGTTTATCCACAGCACCTCAAGGAGTATCTCGAATTTGCCAACGAGGTGGACCGTCTGAGTGTGGAACAAGAGCCGGGTGTTATCTGCCTCTACCCGATGCAGAGTGCCGAGGACTCCACAAAGATTCGCATCCTCGAAATCTATGCCTCCGAGAAAGCCTATCAGCAGCACTTGAAGACCGACCACTTCCAAAAATACAAGCAGGGCACGCTCCACATGGTGAAAGACCTGAAGCTACCCACGATGAAACCACTCGATCCAGAGACGATGAAACTGATATTCAAAAAGCAGAGATAATATGGACTACGTAAAACTTGGTAACTCAGACCTGCGTGTGTCGCGCATCTGCTTGGCCTTAGATCAACTATTCTTCTTATAGCTCTGCACAGCCCAACAGCCCATCAGTGTGCCGATGCCCGCAAGGGCTAAGACCTGGTGGGCTGTTTCGTGCAGTCCACCTCCACGGATAAAGACGGTGCGGATGGCATCGATGAAATAGTGCATGGGGTTGATATAGGTGGTCAGATAAGCCCACTGGGGCATGGAGCGCG containing:
- a CDS encoding putative quinol monooxygenase, whose amino-acid sequence is MRRIVILFALVFSITAVAQENETMIVRLAEIEVYPQHLKEYLEFANEVDRLSVEQEPGVICLYPMQSAEDSTKIRILEIYASEKAYQQHLKTDHFQKYKQGTLHMVKDLKLPTMKPLDPETMKLIFKKQR
- a CDS encoding helix-turn-helix domain-containing protein, with the protein product MQRATAYLHDGKTISETSELLGFEYPQHFTRVFKKHFSLSPSEFLRK
- a CDS encoding aldo/keto reductase, with product MMAVAGEKREDVEVSTKFTPQLAEVYENSVEKMALASIDRMGIDYIDMYWIHNPMDVERWTPGLIPLLQSGKVKRVGVSNHNIKEIQRANEILSEAGFKVSAVQNHFSLLYRSSEKGGVLDYCKENGIEFWAYMVLEQGALSGKYNKENPLPAESDRGKKYNPVLSQLEALTNEMTAIGQKYGASCSQIGIAWAIAKGTLPIIGATKERHVIEAAEAAKIQLTAEEIAKLEALADATGIDTRGGWEHSME